The genomic window CAGCAGTCCCCCACTCTCGATCACGCCAATCCCAACAACATTCATCTTCGGATCAAGAAGGTTCGTCCGGTGCGACTGCGTAGTCGTCCAAATTTTTTGCAACTGCTCCGGCTTCTGTCCCTGCCCCGCGAGATTCTCCGCAATCGCGCCAAACTGAGCGCCCTGCTGCGCCGCACGCGCGATCATATCCGGCTCTCCCGGATACTGGTGCTCCATATCGCCCGACGCCGCGACCATCAGCTTCGCATGCTCTCGCGCCGCACGCGCCAGCGCGCTGTTCCACGCCAGCGGAGCCACTCCATGCTCAGCCCGAAACTGGTTCGCCATCTGCAGCAGCGCCCTCTCGGCAGGAGAGGCATCCACTTGCGCCATGCCGGTAGACCCTGCCATCATCACGCAAAACAAAACCGCCACAACTCGTCGAATCACACTCACCGGGCCTCCTCAGAAACCTGCAAATTTTCTACCGCAACGCCGCCGAAACCTGCTGTAAGCGTAATCCCCCTCTGACTGAAACGCATCTTTCTCTCATGTTTACCCTATGTAGTATACTATTTTAAGTAGTAAGCTACATAGTAAGGCGCAGGGGAAAATTCCATGCTTGAACTCAAGAATGTCTCGAAGAGCTACCGCAGCATCCCCGCGGTACAGGATGTAAGTTTCACCCTCAAGGCGGGCGAGATACTGGGCTACCTCGGCCCCAATGGCTCAGGAAAATCAACCACCGTGAAGATGGTGATCGGCATGATTCAGCCGAGCAAGGGCAAGGTCTTCTTTGCAGGAAAGAACATCCACGACGACCTCGCGTCGTACCGTGCGCAGCTTGGCTATGTGCCCGAGGAGGCACAGGTCTACAACCATCTCTCCGGGCTGGAGTACCTGCAACTGGTCGGCCGGTTACGCGGCATGTCGGAGAAGCTGATCGAGCGCAAGGCGCGGGAGCTGCTTCATCTCCTGTCGCTCGAAGCAGCGCAGTACTCCGCGCTCTCCGACTACTCCAAGGGGATGAAGCAGCGGGTCCTGATCGCCTCCGCGCTGCTGCACGATCCCAAACTCATCGTCTTCGACGAGCCGCTCTCGGGCCTCGATGCCACTTCAGCGCGCCTCTTCAAAGATCTTCTGGGAATTCTCGCGCGCGAGGGCAAGGCGATCCTCTACATCTCGCATGTGATGGAAGTGGTCGAGCGCGTATGCGATCGCGTGATCGTTCTTGCCAAAGGCAAGGTCGTCGCCGATGCCGCGCCCGACGACCTCACCCGGCTCATGGAGCTGCCGACGCTCGAGAGCGTCTTCGCGCAACTGGTGCAGCAGACCGACACGGCGCAGGTCGCGCAGCAGATGGTAGACGTCATGAAGGTGCACCATGGCTAAGAAAAACAGCGTCACTCGCGTGCTTGTCGACCACTTCTTCCGCCGCTTCTTCGACAACGACACCATCCAGGTCGATGGCGACACGCTGACCACCGTGGTGCGTGCCGTCTCCGTCGTAGCCATCCCCGGCCTCTTCGTCGCCTTCT from Granulicella sp. L56 includes these protein-coding regions:
- a CDS encoding CAP domain-containing protein; this encodes MIRRVVAVLFCVMMAGSTGMAQVDASPAERALLQMANQFRAEHGVAPLAWNSALARAAREHAKLMVAASGDMEHQYPGEPDMIARAAQQGAQFGAIAENLAGQGQKPEQLQKIWTTTQSHRTNLLDPKMNVVGIGVIESGGLLYAVEDFAHHVPTPKRDEVESQVTGALQKVGMQSVKSTEEARANCESQSNTSPNAKLVVHWEGSNPGQLPDALVQRISQGTYHSAAVGACPSAQAGQGFTTYRVAVLLY
- a CDS encoding ABC transporter ATP-binding protein, which encodes MLELKNVSKSYRSIPAVQDVSFTLKAGEILGYLGPNGSGKSTTVKMVIGMIQPSKGKVFFAGKNIHDDLASYRAQLGYVPEEAQVYNHLSGLEYLQLVGRLRGMSEKLIERKARELLHLLSLEAAQYSALSDYSKGMKQRVLIASALLHDPKLIVFDEPLSGLDATSARLFKDLLGILAREGKAILYISHVMEVVERVCDRVIVLAKGKVVADAAPDDLTRLMELPTLESVFAQLVQQTDTAQVAQQMVDVMKVHHG